DNA from Gambusia affinis linkage group LG06, SWU_Gaff_1.0, whole genome shotgun sequence:
ttgatgagggaatgacattatagcccctttaaaaaaaactcaacaaccTGACATTAAATGTTCTCTGACTGGAGATAATTCAAcacttctacaaaaaaaaacaaaaaaacattgaatccATCATTGCAGATGATAACAACCTCTCTTTACAGCACAAATTTCACAATCAAGCAGCAACATGCCTCCTTCCCCCTCTTGGCCTCACTTTTTTTGAGATCCCACAGAAGAGCATGTAAACAGCTGGTTAACCTGTAAACATTTGCTTGGTTTCTTTTCTTCACAGGCCGGCGTCTGGTCTCTGTAGAAAGGATCACAGGTTGGACAAAAATCAGAGTTGACTTTTCCTGCTCAATTAGCTCCCGAGAACAGAGAGCGATGAGCGTGGTTCCGAGGCGTCCTCACGCTCCTCTCCGGCCTCTTCATGAATTCTTtcatctgtgtttctgtctcccCCTACccctcctctttcttcttctcctcctcctccgctcTCTTGTTTTTCCTGTCTACTGAACAGAGACGTGTTGATGTGAGGGGGGCCCCCCGTTTGCGTGGCCACAAGGGAGCAAGTCTCTGGTGCTTTTGATGGGCTGCGAGATCAGACGTGTCCACCGCTCCCCGGCGCACACTCTAGCGACTGATCATGCAACATGGCGAGGGGCagaaacaacccaaaaaaaaaaaaaaaatagatgcacACCCACTCGTGATCCCTCTGTTAATCACACGAGGTTGTTTTGGTCCACGCGTCGGCTCTGCTCTCGGTGGGGTGCCGTGTTTGCCCCGACACAAGGGAGAGAAAGTGAGATGGTGTGTGATTCCCCCTGCCCCCCTCAATACACACACTTTCttgcccccttttttttttttttttttttttttttttgcttttgacagTAAGATGGATGATTGCAATCACAGGAGCCATCAGTGAGACAGAGCGGAGGTCTACAGGGCAGGGAGACACAGCCATGGGAAACCAGCCGTCAGATTAATGCGCCACGCTGCCATGGGAACAATGCACTGTTTATTtgtctggtgtgtgtgtgtgtgtgtgtgtgtgtgtgtgtgtgtgtgtgtgtgtgtgtgtgtgtgtgttgggtggGGAGGGGGGGTGGTTGTTGTGTCATATgcattttcttctcctctctctctctttctctctctctctctctctctctctctctctctctctctgtttctgcgGCCTTTTTCATGTACACAACATGAAAGCCTGCTCGTAAAACACGGCTTGGCGGCTCTGCTTTAAAGGGAGAcgcataaaaaaagaaaaaaaaaaaaaaaaaaaaaaagcttgtttacGTTTTAAAGAACAGTAAGCCTGTGCTGAAAGTCAATATGTGTCCCTGAAAACCAGCGCAAATATGTCCGATTTCACAGTGATTGAGCTGCTCTCTTTCATCTCCTGGGAGAATAAGAGGCAgacttcttcttcatcatcatcttcttcttcatcttcttctctgCTGCAGAGTGAACGGATGTTTTTAAGAGAAACATCTGTTGCTGTACAAACGGGATTACTGCGTCTGTAGCCGAGGGGGCAGAGGGGCCGCCGAGGTTATGAATGGCGGTGTGTGGCTGACAAGGAGGTCTGGGAAGAGGCTCTGGGATGAGCCGTAGCTTTCTGCTAAAGACGCCAAATGAACCAAATGGAATTCGGTTTCCGGTATTCTTCGGCGCTCacttttaaatctgctttgcttttgctaaatataaagttttccACAATGTGCCACTTTGCAACCGCAAACTACAAAGTGATTTATTGGGCTTTTATGTGACATACCGGCACAAATAGTGCAAAATTGTGGATTAAGATGTAAATTATAGTTGCCTTtttaacgttttttttgtttgttttttacattaaaataaaatgtggtgcGCATTGAGTACCCACTTCACCACAATAAGGTggtaaggtcattttatttatatagcacattttcagcaacaaagcgattcaaagtgctttatattaGTTTTAgtaattacaaacaaaataacaaaaaaagggTAGAGTAATAGGAGTTTCTCTGGATAAACtaagagaaaagacaaatatggattctaagtttgttctaattcctgCTGAGtgaatataaaactaaatgttcccGTTCTGGGTTGAGAACAGGCGCTCACGTCTCCAGCAAATGATACGGAGGCACACGGTGCATTAAAGACCCTCTAAACTGACAGGCATAATTTGACACACAGCCTGTGGAAACTTtgaaggagctgcagatgtcaacagctcaggtgggagaatctgtttgACAGCTGAGCGCTTTCTGAAACTGAGATttatgggggggggggggggggggggaactctcatgaagttttatttgaattttgttacCAAACAATATGTTGAAAAACGTGCTCTGAATTTCAGTTTTACACATATAGgcctatgtaaaaaaaaaattacacttgtAACAAGGCATTTtcttccatgttataagtgaaataattagtggaactagtacttttttaaattaatattacaGAATAATTGGCtcatatgttgctgaaaagttacttgtgagttagttttgccttatacACAAATATCTTAgcgtactaagatatttgtgctggaacccaaaacaaaaatacttggtaagattttttgttttcacagcgACATAAATTTCTTACTTTGAACTAAACTGAAACACTTCAGGGCTTTATGACTACTTTTAGATGGCAGGTAGTTTCTACCCTTGAATCTCGATCTGGTATCACCATCTGGTATTTCACCTAACACCTTGTTGACCTGTCAGTCCGTGACGCTAGGTGATGCTTTGCGCTTCGGGCGAGCAACCAGAAGGAAGAAATGCTGTATTTTAATCCATATTCTCtctactttgactttttttttgtcttttcttttcttttttttttttagctttatctTCATCTCTAAACTTGAAGATTAATGCTTCTGCAGAGCTTTAACTCAAACAGACAAATTCCTGTGAAAACGCTCCCTCCTGCTGGGAGCTGCGTGCTCGGGGGTCAGCTCCTGATAAAGCACGGATAGAGTTGCAGCTCGGAGGTGTTCGATTGCACAAAAACAGCCGAGCGCCGCGTTGACCTAGATTCAGGTGATATTCAGTTTGTCATTAATGTAACCAGGCAGCATCTGAAGTTTCTCTAAGCTCACCTGGGGAGCGTGTTTTATATTAATCTGAAGCCGTTTGTGGAGTGATTATACCTCCTTTTTTTAATGGactttaaattcaaatccaTACATTTGATATATTTCTGCTCTTTGCTAAAATGTCCTTTTGCTGCAACTTACTGAGGGACTATTATCCAACTATCAACGCAGGTGTTTGTTTGAGTCTTtatgttttgggatttttttaaccTGTCAGGTTTAGAATATATTGAAACTTATTTACCTGACCTTGTTCGTAAAAACGAATTAAATGACCTAAAGTATTACATTCAGGGACATGATGATGCTCTGgctgttttcagaaaagaagAGCATTCACAGACCGAAACTATTTGCAGTTTTCAAACATTCAGCGTGTTTAAAACTACAGCGTGGCTTTTATTATTCTTACCTGCTGAGCATAAACTAAACAtgcaatgttttaataaaacagacaaaatggtagatttttttatttttttgtcgtAAATACCTCAGTTCTGCGTGTTCGCCTCACCAAAGGAAAGGTGGAAAATTTCCAGACTTTGGAGGGATTCGTTGCTTTGAGTTTTCTTGGTCTGGGAGTTTTGTTTAGTCTGTTGccagcaacaacaaaataattaaccAGATTTAATGAATGGATGCTctcatgtctgtttttataGAGTACAGGTCGCTGTTACCATGAAATTAAATGGCACGAAAAAACACGGGTAATGAGAGATGACTTGTGTGTTAGCCTACGTAGCATGTAgcatctagaaaaaaaatcttttgagattttgaattttgttgatgatatgtatatatatatgtatatatatttattgttcttcTGCTTTAACCTCCAGACTTCAACAACTTGTTCTTTGTGAAATGCcgatattgaaataaattatttgtggCCGCAAAAATCATTCAGAAGGGCTGAAAACAGCCCACAGGCCGCAACTTTGAACAGTGTTGTTGTACATTAACTATCAAACGTCACCTGAACaataacttttcattttgaactTGTTCCGTACCAGAGAGTATCCTTTggtactttctttcttttctttttttttactgttaaatatgTTACAAAAAATTGGcatgactttaaaaacataagTACATACTTATTTACTACatatatttgtgtgtaaaaatcCTAACAGAAATTTCCAGTCAGTTTTAAGCTGCTGTGAGTTGTTGAGGTCCTTTTTGCTGATGGATTGCAGTGATCTCAAGTGGCCAGAGGGGGCAGTACAGCTCCACACAGTTTCTATCTCCAACTCTTGTTTGAGCTGTAAAATCAGGCTCTGCGCGCTGGGAGcgtgtttctgtttgaaaaccaGACAAGACGAGAGGAGATCCGGTGTCTGGTCAGCAGAAACAGCTTAACAGTCACATTAAAGCCGAACAGCTGCAAAACATTCCCGGTTCGAGTCTCAAGAGGCGAGGGTCTTAGCGGGTTTTCCGCAGGTTCACGTTGTTCCTCCATCCAGAAACATTCACTTCAGTCTGTCTGCTCAAAGCAAACACAGCTCCAGCCCTCCTCCAGCCCCCTGAACATGATGAAAAATTACTGTCTGATCTTCTGCGTCCTGGACAGGATCATCATATGTGACTCAGCTGCAACATTCGTGTTCAACCTGTTCAGCCTGTCTGCCTCCCTGTCCTACAGTTTCCTTATTGATGACACGATCAGCCACGGATACAACCCGGCACATGCAAATAGCTTTTCCTCAGGCCTGACGCAGCAACAGAATCATGCGGTTGATTGTTTCTGAGTCGTTTGCAGTCCAACGAGCTGtaagagtgagtgagtgagtgagtgagtgagtgagtgagtgagtgagtgagtgagtgagtgagtgagcgAGTGAGCGAGTGAGCGAGCGAGTGAGCGAGTGAGCGAGTGAgcgagtgagtgagtgagtggaTCCGTGATGAAAAAGCAGCGAGAGCGAATGTGACTTTGAGGCCCTCGCTGTAACTGGGAGCGACTTCAGGAATGGGATTTAGATGGGATCCGGGGGGCCTGGCTGTTCTGACCTTCTGAGATCATTACTGCTGCCAACCATCAGCgcctccagcagctgctggagcatTAGATCGTTTACTGGGAGCAAAGTTATCCCCTGCCCTCACAGCAACAACACGTGTCCAGTTTGACAAGGCAATTGATTCtgagacaacaacaacaaggtgtaaaatttaaataatccataaaaaaaaaagaaaaaatagcagATGTATACCAACAGACCTGCTGAGTTACAGCCTTAATAGATTATGCTGTGAAAATActtaatgtttaattaaaagttaaagGGATGTATGTCGGTACAACAAACTGCAGTGAGAATTACCCGATTCATTTTCAGGAAGTTAAATCAACAGTGGCGCGTTTGGcacaaagcagcagcacaaCTTTGAGCGCCACTCAAAGATGATGATGCTgatggcggtggcagcatcgtCACCtgttgcagctttttatttttatttttttagttaagaACCTCGGCTTGGTCAAAAATTAACCTGATACCAGTCAGTTCTGTCACTTTAtcatttgggttttgtttttctttctttttttaaaaaaacaaacaaacaaacaaacaaaaaaacaaaaacgcttGAATATCGTATAGATCGGACTTGAGACGTaaccaaacacggagaagcagcatttagtttCTGCGCACCACAAAtccagaaacaaacttccagagaAGTGCAAAGATGTCGAAACACAGAGTTCCTACCAGTCAAAGATGCTTTTGATTAGTAGTGAGTAGAGCGTTGATCAACATGTTTGATGTGTATTTGGTGATTTGATCAAATGCAATGTTTATGGCTTGTTTTAAAATTGGTGACTGCTCACTTCATGGAATTAAACCGTCAAATGAGCGAGTgcacttaaaaacaataaacactgatGTGAAAATGAGTGACGAATCCTCAGAAGCAAAATCCAGGGGAACTCCCAGAACGTTCTCATCTATAAATTAAAAGTGAATCGTTGTTCTCATGAGTGAAACCACCTCCTCAGGCCCGTCACCGTCTGAGTCCGTCCTCTGTTCCTCCTCACCGCCCTGCAGGCTGCACAGTAGTGCTCCATCCAGAACCTCGGCTGCCTCAGGCTGTAGCTCCTCCTCCAGTCCAGGTGCCGCCGCCTCAGCCGGGCCGGGTCTCCCCTCAGAGCCAGCAGGTACCGGGCCAGCTCCTTCACGGTGGGGAAGTCCTCCACGTGGATGAACGCCTCCGCCGGCAGGAAGCGCTCGTAGTTCTGCCTTGACGGTCCCAGGACCACCGGAACCGCCCCGGCCAGCACCGCGTTCCACAGCTTCTCCGTGACGTAGTCGGTGTGCTGCGAGTTCTCCAGCGCCAAGTAGAAGATGTAGCGCCGCAGCAGCCGCACCACGCTGTCGCCGCCCGCCTGCAGCGGCCGCCCGGCGCGCCCGAACACGTCCACTCGGATGAACTCGCGGAGCTGCCGGTAGAAGCCCACTCGGGCGTGGGTCTCCGACCAGTTGCTGATCACCCAGGCCACAAAGCGCTTACGCGCGTGTCTTGAGAGTGAGAGCTGGCCGCCAGCAGGAGCCCCGTCCGCTGCGCGCGCCCGCGGGACCAGATAGCCGTAAGGCAGGAAAATATCCGAGTCCGTCCGGTAGGTCAGGGTGAGGTTGAAGACGCCCTCCATGAGCCACAGCTCGAACGTGTGCGTGGGGGACTCGTAGTTCATCCATATCCATTTCTGCGCGTCGGGCCGCGGCTCCGGTGGGAGATACGCGTCACCGCTGGCGATCTCCCGATGGTGGATGATCACGGCGTCGGCCTGCGGGTACGCCCATGGGTCGTCCGTGAGGTTGCACCCGCGGATCTGATAAAGCTGCAGGCAGTCCGGAAGTTCGCGGTACTCCCCGAAGGGATGCGTCCAGATCAGGAGCGTCACCTCgggcggctgctgctgctgcggggCGGCCTGGTCCGGCAGGTACCGTGCACAGGCCGacaggaggagcaggaagcCCGCGGCGgccgcgcacacacacagccgGGGCCTTTTCAGGACAACTTCCAAAGATAATGTCCGGACACCTGTCCTCCGGGATGCTC
Protein-coding regions in this window:
- the LOC122832407 gene encoding alpha-(1,3)-fucosyltransferase 4-like, whose product is MGLRVAWRQAGPFPRASRRTGVRTLSLEVVLKRPRLCVCAAAAGFLLLLSACARYLPDQAAPQQQQPPEVTLLIWTHPFGEYRELPDCLQLYQIRGCNLTDDPWAYPQADAVIIHHREIASGDAYLPPEPRPDAQKWIWMNYESPTHTFELWLMEGVFNLTLTYRTDSDIFLPYGYLVPRARAADGAPAGGQLSLSRHARKRFVAWVISNWSETHARVGFYRQLREFIRVDVFGRAGRPLQAGGDSVVRLLRRYIFYLALENSQHTDYVTEKLWNAVLAGAVPVVLGPSRQNYERFLPAEAFIHVEDFPTVKELARYLLALRGDPARLRRRHLDWRRSYSLRQPRFWMEHYCAACRAVRRNRGRTQTVTGLRRWFHS